The following coding sequences lie in one Jonesia denitrificans DSM 20603 genomic window:
- the rpsF gene encoding 30S ribosomal protein S6, with the protein MRQYELMMILSPDVEERNLNATIEKLLAVVPAEGGSVENIDIWGRRRMAYEIAKKAEGIYAVINFTATPATTKELERQLGLNESILRIKVLRVDA; encoded by the coding sequence ATGCGTCAGTACGAACTGATGATGATTCTCTCCCCGGACGTTGAAGAACGTAACCTCAACGCCACCATTGAGAAGCTCCTCGCCGTTGTCCCCGCAGAGGGCGGCTCCGTCGAGAACATCGACATCTGGGGCCGTCGTCGTATGGCTTACGAGATCGCTAAGAAAGCCGAAGGCATCTACGCGGTCATCAACTTCACCGCTACTCCAGCAACGACGAAAGAACTTGAGCGTCAGCTCGGACTCAACGAGTCCATTCTGCGTATCAAGGTTCTCCGCGTCGACGCGTGA
- a CDS encoding transglycosylase domain-containing protein, producing the protein MKRKRIIDYPRYGKSGIRRWIPSWRFFLGTFLTGAALVAGLLIAAYASVEIPEPTDFAQSQTSTVYYSDGETVLGEFAEVDRKIINTRELPDHVKYAVVAAEDRTFYQNNGVDFKGIARAFYLNVRYDTNMGASTITQQYAERYFHEDTIGRSGNRFKDYAAKLEEAILALKLSQNQDKEDILDGYMNTIYFGRGAYGIEVAAEKYFDKPAAELTLSEAAMIAGVIPSPSNWDPAKSPEKSLERWNYVLDGMADLGFITQAERAEQEFPEWVEYNPENRFGGPKGYLLALAKAEVLDKTGMTEDDLNSQGVRIVTTFDRNLQRKLEKAISDMPEGGSERLMVAGVTVDPKTGAVRSLYGGADYLTNQYNAATQGQAQAGSTFKPFTLVGAIEEGIPVDNQYFDGNSPRTFDDNGKPYPVNNFGLYSYGQINLAKATANSVNTVYVDVNQQIGPEKTVDVAIRAGIPSDTVDLDPVLSNVLGTATVKPIDMASAYATFAASGQHNDTYFVESVERRGSLVYEHSAIAKQAWRADVGAEATYALTRVVEEGSGQKARAIGHPIAGKTGTSNKNRSAWFVGYTPSYATAIALYQQTEDGGQDEITPFGGYSEITGGSVPVDIWTDYMGRVLKDQPVEQFPDRTIVQPAPTPTYTEEPEPEETEETEEPTEEPVEPTQEPTQEPTQEPTQEPTQEPTQEPTQEPTQEPTQPTPDPGGGDTGGGNTGGNTGGGSGGGNTGGGNTGGGTGTNTGNTG; encoded by the coding sequence GTGAAGAGGAAACGCATCATTGACTATCCCCGGTACGGGAAGAGCGGCATTAGGAGGTGGATACCTTCGTGGCGCTTCTTTCTTGGTACCTTTCTCACTGGGGCGGCTCTTGTTGCCGGTTTGTTGATCGCAGCTTATGCGAGTGTGGAAATCCCTGAACCGACTGACTTTGCCCAATCGCAAACGTCAACGGTGTATTACTCCGATGGTGAGACGGTTCTTGGTGAGTTCGCTGAGGTGGACCGCAAGATCATTAACACCCGGGAGCTCCCTGACCATGTGAAGTACGCCGTTGTTGCCGCGGAGGACCGCACGTTCTATCAGAACAACGGGGTGGACTTTAAGGGTATTGCTCGTGCGTTCTATTTGAACGTGCGCTATGACACCAATATGGGTGCGTCCACGATTACCCAGCAGTATGCGGAGCGATATTTCCATGAGGACACGATTGGCCGTTCGGGAAACAGGTTTAAGGACTATGCGGCCAAGCTCGAAGAAGCAATCCTCGCCCTCAAACTGAGCCAGAACCAGGACAAAGAAGACATCCTCGACGGTTACATGAACACGATCTATTTTGGTCGTGGGGCGTACGGCATTGAGGTTGCTGCTGAGAAGTACTTTGACAAACCAGCAGCGGAGTTGACTTTGTCCGAGGCGGCCATGATCGCTGGGGTGATCCCATCACCGAGTAACTGGGATCCGGCAAAATCTCCAGAAAAATCGTTGGAGCGATGGAACTACGTCTTGGACGGTATGGCTGACCTTGGTTTCATCACGCAGGCCGAGCGTGCTGAGCAAGAATTTCCTGAGTGGGTGGAGTACAACCCAGAGAACCGGTTTGGTGGACCCAAGGGTTACCTACTCGCTTTGGCGAAGGCTGAGGTGCTTGACAAAACAGGGATGACGGAAGACGACCTCAACTCTCAAGGTGTCCGCATCGTCACGACCTTTGACCGTAACTTACAGCGCAAACTGGAAAAAGCGATCTCTGATATGCCGGAGGGCGGCAGCGAACGTCTCATGGTTGCCGGCGTGACGGTGGACCCCAAAACTGGTGCCGTGCGCTCGCTGTACGGAGGCGCTGACTATTTGACGAACCAGTACAACGCTGCGACTCAGGGGCAGGCGCAGGCTGGTTCAACCTTTAAACCGTTTACCTTGGTGGGCGCTATTGAAGAGGGCATCCCGGTCGATAACCAGTACTTTGATGGAAACTCACCGCGCACTTTTGATGACAATGGGAAGCCATATCCAGTCAACAACTTCGGGCTGTACTCCTATGGTCAAATCAATTTGGCTAAGGCGACTGCGAACTCGGTGAACACCGTGTATGTAGACGTGAACCAGCAGATTGGGCCAGAAAAGACCGTGGATGTTGCGATCCGCGCTGGTATCCCCTCAGACACGGTGGACTTGGATCCGGTGTTGTCGAACGTGCTGGGCACGGCAACCGTGAAACCCATTGATATGGCAAGTGCGTATGCAACGTTTGCGGCCTCCGGGCAGCATAATGACACGTATTTTGTGGAGAGTGTGGAGCGGCGCGGATCGCTCGTCTATGAGCACTCTGCGATTGCCAAGCAAGCGTGGCGTGCCGATGTGGGCGCTGAGGCGACCTATGCGCTGACTCGGGTTGTTGAGGAAGGTTCAGGGCAGAAGGCGCGCGCTATCGGGCACCCCATTGCCGGGAAGACCGGAACATCGAATAAGAACCGATCCGCGTGGTTTGTGGGGTACACCCCCAGCTATGCCACGGCTATCGCGCTCTACCAGCAAACCGAAGATGGTGGACAAGACGAGATCACCCCGTTTGGCGGGTACAGCGAGATCACGGGTGGGTCAGTTCCGGTGGATATTTGGACTGACTACATGGGCCGGGTCCTCAAGGACCAACCGGTAGAGCAGTTCCCGGACCGCACGATTGTTCAGCCTGCGCCAACGCCGACATACACCGAAGAACCTGAACCGGAAGAGACTGAAGAAACTGAGGAACCTACAGAGGAACCGGTTGAGCCGACTCAGGAACCGACCCAGGAACCGACTCAGGAACCCACACAAGAGCCGACCCAAGAGCCGACTCAGGAACCAACCCAGGAACCGACTCAGGAACCAACCCAGCCCACGCCTGATCCAGGTGGGGGAGACACCGGTGGTGGAAACACCGGCGGCAATACTGGTGGTGGCTCAGGTGGGGGAAACACCGGCGGCGGCAATACGGGTGGTGGGACCGGCACCAACACGGGCAATACTGGGTGA
- a CDS encoding PadR family transcriptional regulator, whose amino-acid sequence MRSRSTVLDIAILGLLKESPLHGYELRKQLNLLLGMFRAFSYGSLYPALKSLEKRGLISSQGSQQTPPHALAGKRARIVYHITNDGTDHLTQSLATAGPSAWDDDNFDVRFAFFGQTDADTRLRILEGRKSRLTERLETVRESNTRTRGRLDEYTLELQRYGLEQVEREVRWLEGLITHERNRPRHQADSSPKDSPATGSDV is encoded by the coding sequence ATGCGCAGTCGCTCCACAGTGCTCGACATCGCCATCCTCGGTCTCCTCAAAGAATCACCACTCCACGGCTACGAACTGCGCAAACAACTCAACCTCCTGCTGGGAATGTTCCGGGCCTTCTCCTACGGCTCCCTCTACCCTGCGCTGAAATCGCTAGAAAAACGCGGCCTCATCAGCTCACAAGGCTCGCAACAAACCCCACCGCACGCCCTCGCAGGAAAACGGGCGCGCATCGTCTATCACATCACCAATGATGGAACAGACCACCTCACCCAGTCCCTCGCAACCGCAGGACCCTCCGCCTGGGACGACGACAACTTCGACGTTCGCTTCGCCTTCTTCGGGCAAACCGACGCCGACACGCGCCTCCGAATCCTCGAAGGACGCAAAAGCAGACTCACCGAACGACTCGAAACAGTCCGCGAAAGCAACACACGCACCCGCGGACGCCTCGATGAATACACCCTCGAACTCCAGCGCTACGGCCTCGAACAAGTCGAACGCGAAGTGCGCTGGCTCGAAGGACTCATCACCCATGAACGCAACCGACCCCGGCACCAGGCAGACAGCTCCCCCAAGGACAGCCCTGCAACCGGCTCGGACGTGTAA
- a CDS encoding inositol-3-phosphate synthase, with amino-acid sequence MSSIRVAIVGVGNCATSLIQGVEFYRNADVNDTVPGLMHVQFGDYHIRDLEFVAAFDVDAKKVGFDLADATQASENNTIKITDVPPTGITVLRGPTLDGLGKYYQETIEESAADPVDVVQTLKDVKADVLVCYLPVGSEDAAKFYAQCAIDAGVAFVNALPVFIASDPEWAEKFEQAGVPIVGDDIKSQVGATITHRVLARLFEDRGVILDRTYQLNVGGNMDFKNMLERERLESKKISKTQAVTSNLSGPLGGKKEDRNVHIGPSDYVAWLDDRKWAYVRLEGRAFGEVPLNLEYKLEVWDSPNSAGIIIDAVRAAKIAKDRGIGGPILSASTYFMKSPPVQMEDQAGRERLEAFIRGEVER; translated from the coding sequence ATGTCTTCCATCCGCGTCGCTATCGTGGGAGTCGGCAACTGCGCGACCTCCCTCATCCAAGGTGTCGAGTTCTACCGGAACGCAGACGTCAACGACACAGTCCCCGGCCTGATGCACGTCCAGTTCGGTGACTACCACATCCGCGACCTCGAATTCGTTGCAGCCTTTGACGTCGACGCGAAAAAGGTAGGGTTCGACCTCGCAGACGCCACCCAGGCGTCCGAAAACAACACCATCAAAATCACCGATGTGCCACCCACCGGCATCACCGTGCTCCGTGGTCCCACACTCGACGGACTGGGCAAGTACTACCAGGAAACCATCGAAGAGTCCGCAGCTGACCCTGTTGACGTTGTGCAAACACTGAAAGACGTCAAAGCAGACGTCCTCGTCTGCTACCTGCCCGTCGGATCCGAAGACGCCGCAAAGTTCTACGCACAATGCGCCATCGACGCCGGCGTTGCCTTCGTCAACGCACTTCCCGTATTCATCGCATCCGACCCTGAATGGGCCGAAAAGTTTGAACAAGCCGGGGTGCCCATCGTCGGTGACGACATCAAATCACAGGTCGGTGCCACCATCACCCACCGTGTTTTAGCACGCCTCTTCGAAGACCGTGGCGTCATCCTCGACCGCACCTACCAACTCAACGTTGGTGGAAACATGGACTTCAAAAACATGCTCGAACGCGAACGCCTCGAGTCCAAGAAAATCTCCAAAACCCAAGCCGTCACCTCCAACCTCTCCGGACCATTGGGCGGGAAAAAGGAAGACCGCAACGTTCACATCGGCCCCTCCGACTACGTCGCCTGGCTCGATGACCGCAAGTGGGCTTACGTCCGCCTCGAAGGACGCGCATTCGGTGAAGTTCCCCTCAACCTCGAATACAAACTCGAAGTCTGGGACTCCCCCAACTCCGCAGGAATCATCATTGACGCCGTCCGCGCAGCGAAGATCGCCAAAGACCGCGGTATTGGTGGCCCAATCCTGTCCGCATCCACCTACTTCATGAAGTCCCCACCCGTCCAGATGGAGGACCAAGCAGGCCGCGAACGCCTCGAAGCGTTCATCCGCGGAGAAGTAGAACGCTAA
- a CDS encoding MFS transporter, producing MSLRHDLGTLLRLPDFRRFFAIRLLCQSGDGMFQAALATLFFFSPQSQGTPESIALALVVLLSPFTVIGPFVGGFLDRWPRRTTMVVSDAIRVTLTLAIITIILTIGMNPAVYALALAALSLNRFLLAALGASLPRVVERDELLLANAILPTIGAAATGLGAVTGLGVGLLFPEGQLRDAAMLGLAILLFTGSIIVTLGFPRTRLGPEPHDITTITVWTTLRELGAALRTVRHLRTPALALGVMAAMRLAYGSIFVASILMSRNLFGRGLELFGQIIAITAVGFAIAIVLTPIIVRRIGEGRWVMITMLTCAAAHILVVVHLSVLTMLIASFFLGLGTQGAKIAIDTIIQRETPDEYLGRTFTVYDMAFNLAFMGAGGLGALFLPLTGVNTVFFTMLGLVYLALALTGRYGFVSRVVDVSPPARVTAT from the coding sequence ATGTCTTTACGCCACGACCTTGGCACCCTGTTGAGGCTGCCCGACTTTCGCCGATTCTTCGCGATCCGGTTACTGTGCCAGTCAGGCGATGGTATGTTTCAGGCCGCACTTGCCACCTTGTTCTTTTTCTCCCCACAATCCCAAGGAACACCAGAATCGATTGCACTAGCGCTTGTGGTGTTGTTATCACCGTTTACGGTGATTGGGCCGTTTGTGGGCGGTTTTCTTGACCGGTGGCCACGCCGCACCACGATGGTGGTGTCTGATGCGATTCGTGTCACCCTGACGCTGGCGATCATCACCATCATTCTCACCATCGGGATGAACCCAGCAGTGTATGCTCTCGCCCTCGCGGCCCTGTCCTTGAACAGGTTCCTCCTGGCCGCACTTGGGGCGTCCTTGCCACGAGTTGTGGAACGAGACGAACTCCTCCTTGCGAACGCGATCCTCCCCACAATCGGTGCCGCCGCCACAGGGTTGGGGGCGGTCACAGGCCTCGGCGTGGGGTTACTGTTTCCTGAAGGTCAACTACGTGACGCGGCGATGCTTGGCCTCGCAATCCTCCTGTTTACCGGGTCCATCATTGTCACCCTAGGTTTCCCACGCACTCGCCTTGGCCCAGAACCTCACGACATCACCACAATCACCGTGTGGACAACGCTGCGCGAACTGGGCGCAGCACTACGGACAGTCCGCCACCTGCGAACCCCCGCTCTTGCGTTGGGTGTCATGGCAGCGATGCGTCTGGCCTACGGCAGCATCTTTGTCGCCTCAATCCTCATGTCACGAAACCTATTCGGCCGCGGGCTCGAGTTGTTTGGCCAGATCATCGCGATCACCGCTGTGGGGTTCGCCATCGCCATTGTGCTCACCCCCATTATTGTCCGGCGTATTGGCGAGGGCCGCTGGGTGATGATCACCATGCTGACCTGCGCTGCCGCACACATTCTTGTGGTGGTGCACCTGTCCGTACTGACGATGCTGATCGCTTCGTTTTTCCTGGGCCTTGGAACACAGGGCGCAAAAATCGCGATCGACACCATCATTCAACGGGAAACCCCAGACGAATACTTGGGGCGCACCTTCACCGTGTATGACATGGCTTTCAACCTGGCGTTCATGGGTGCTGGTGGGCTTGGCGCTCTCTTCCTCCCATTGACCGGCGTCAACACTGTGTTCTTTACGATGCTCGGGCTGGTGTACCTGGCCCTCGCCCTGACAGGCCGGTATGGTTTCGTCAGTCGCGTAGTTGATGTTTCTCCGCCTGCCCGGGTCACAGCGACCTAA
- a CDS encoding DUF559 domain-containing protein encodes MISRADLAPHELKRLTTQGILVRVLPGRYVFADSYPVGNSFDALRHRQLTHISATRLTMSHRSVMSHASAAALHDLVVPGSDVRVHITEAHGNSRGKVGVVRHRNALPPEHVTTRNGVHVTTLERTVVDCARTLNPVDALIIADSASANGMDRAKALGIMNSLADRRGTRKAQWVLQHASNGSESPGETRTRALAIAAGLPSLRTQQKIRTDRGTFYADLACEEHRFILEYDGRDKYTSPEDLFAEKLREDAIRSTGWAVMRVTARDFRDAPAFVGKIREFARNCGARTLGKITPDVIAAFTHRAR; translated from the coding sequence GTGATCAGTCGCGCTGACCTCGCACCACATGAACTCAAACGATTGACCACCCAAGGAATACTGGTTCGAGTTTTGCCAGGGCGCTACGTTTTTGCTGACAGTTACCCCGTTGGGAACTCTTTCGACGCTCTACGTCACCGACAACTGACCCACATCAGTGCGACCCGTCTCACCATGTCACACCGATCTGTGATGAGTCATGCAAGCGCTGCCGCCCTCCATGATCTTGTTGTTCCAGGATCTGACGTTCGAGTTCACATCACAGAGGCGCACGGCAATTCCCGCGGCAAAGTTGGGGTAGTTAGGCACCGAAACGCACTTCCACCAGAGCACGTTACTACCCGCAACGGCGTTCACGTGACAACCCTCGAACGGACGGTGGTGGATTGCGCTCGAACACTCAACCCGGTCGACGCCCTCATCATTGCGGACTCCGCATCAGCGAACGGGATGGATCGGGCAAAAGCGTTGGGCATCATGAACTCACTGGCTGATCGCCGAGGGACACGAAAAGCACAGTGGGTTCTCCAACACGCCAGCAACGGCAGTGAATCACCTGGCGAAACACGCACGCGGGCGTTGGCTATTGCGGCGGGTTTGCCGTCGCTTCGCACACAACAGAAGATCCGTACTGACCGTGGAACGTTCTACGCTGACCTTGCCTGCGAGGAACACCGCTTCATTCTTGAATACGACGGTCGCGACAAGTACACGTCCCCGGAGGACCTTTTCGCTGAGAAACTCCGCGAAGACGCGATCCGCTCCACCGGGTGGGCCGTGATGCGCGTCACAGCCCGTGATTTTCGCGACGCGCCAGCATTTGTTGGAAAGATCCGTGAGTTCGCGCGCAATTGTGGCGCCCGGACTTTAGGAAAGATCACTCCCGATGTGATTGCTGCCTTTACCCACCGGGCGCGGTAG
- a CDS encoding immunity 22 family protein translates to MASTRMTHTRHHAPRKVSVWGGRFRDADAFMTYLDITSREGKPMSSDFLTDVRLGDYNLDAAEAVHGDINAGLIRLSHARSFANAVRAQLPENGKINALYAIYDLDASDVRVVEQSRMQLLGVFDYEVG, encoded by the coding sequence ATGGCCTCAACACGTATGACACACACCCGCCACCACGCTCCACGGAAAGTGAGCGTGTGGGGAGGGCGCTTCCGCGACGCAGACGCATTCATGACCTACCTGGACATCACAAGTCGTGAAGGCAAGCCCATGAGCAGCGATTTCCTCACAGATGTTCGGCTGGGTGACTACAACCTCGATGCTGCTGAAGCCGTGCACGGGGACATCAACGCGGGACTGATTCGTTTATCCCATGCGCGCTCATTCGCGAATGCTGTGCGTGCTCAACTTCCAGAAAACGGAAAAATTAACGCGCTCTACGCGATCTACGACCTGGATGCCTCAGACGTGCGCGTGGTTGAACAAAGCCGGATGCAGTTGCTGGGTGTCTTCGACTACGAAGTCGGCTAA
- the glf gene encoding UDP-galactopyranose mutase, translating to MTDLVVVGAGLYGLTVAERCASQHGMNVLVVDRRPHIGGNAYSSVDPDTGIEVHEYGAHLFHTSHEGVWEYVNRFTSFTDYVHRVYTTHRGEVFPMPINLGTINQFFRSALSPDAARALVAEQASELGGRAPQNLDEQGVSLVGRPLYDAFIRGYTAKQWQTDPRDLPASIISRLPVRYNYDNRYFNDTYEGLPTQGYTAWFERMVDHPRIEVRLGEDFLTPPGQVTKSTTVGQVPVVFTGAVDRYFDDAVGALSWRTLDFERDVVSTGDFQGTAVMNYADTDVPFTRILEFRHFHPERDYPTDRSVIVREFSRFAGRDDEPYYPVNATTDRERLSAYRELARAERGVHFGGRLGTYQYLDMHMAIASALTNVDQVAALRV from the coding sequence ATGACTGACCTTGTGGTGGTTGGGGCAGGGTTGTATGGGCTGACCGTCGCGGAGCGGTGCGCCTCGCAGCATGGGATGAACGTGCTGGTCGTTGATAGGCGGCCCCACATTGGGGGGAACGCGTACTCGAGTGTTGACCCTGACACTGGTATCGAAGTTCATGAGTACGGTGCGCACTTGTTCCATACTTCCCACGAGGGTGTCTGGGAGTACGTGAATAGATTCACGAGCTTCACGGACTACGTGCATCGCGTCTACACCACGCATCGGGGCGAGGTATTTCCCATGCCTATTAATTTGGGGACGATTAACCAGTTTTTTCGCTCGGCTTTGAGTCCTGATGCTGCGCGGGCGTTAGTTGCTGAGCAGGCTAGTGAGTTGGGCGGGCGGGCACCGCAGAACCTTGATGAGCAAGGGGTGTCATTGGTGGGCCGCCCGTTGTATGACGCTTTTATTCGGGGGTATACGGCCAAGCAGTGGCAGACGGATCCACGTGACCTGCCCGCATCGATTATTTCTCGGCTACCGGTTCGCTATAACTACGACAACCGATACTTCAATGACACTTATGAGGGTCTTCCAACTCAGGGGTATACGGCATGGTTTGAACGGATGGTTGATCATCCGCGTATTGAGGTGCGCTTGGGCGAAGATTTCCTCACCCCACCAGGGCAGGTGACGAAATCCACCACGGTGGGACAGGTTCCTGTTGTGTTCACTGGTGCTGTGGATCGATATTTTGACGATGCGGTGGGTGCGTTGTCGTGGCGAACCCTCGATTTTGAGCGTGACGTGGTGAGCACCGGTGATTTTCAGGGCACGGCGGTTATGAACTATGCGGATACTGATGTTCCGTTCACGCGCATCCTTGAGTTTCGGCATTTTCACCCGGAACGCGATTATCCTACGGATCGTAGTGTGATCGTGCGTGAGTTCTCCCGTTTTGCTGGGCGCGATGATGAACCGTATTACCCAGTCAATGCGACTACTGACCGTGAACGGTTGAGCGCGTACCGTGAGTTGGCGCGAGCTGAGCGGGGCGTCCACTTTGGTGGACGTTTAGGGACTTACCAGTACCTGGACATGCATATGGCGATTGCGTCGGCACTGACCAATGTGGATCAGGTAGCAGCGCTGCGGGTTTAG
- a CDS encoding glycoside hydrolase family 3 C-terminal domain-containing protein — MSRSVLDVDSVVSSLTLLEKAALLSGENVWESRSVRRLGVPSMFFADGPHGLRRQSGPSDHLGLHESEKSTCFPTAATLANSWDPQLTQRVGAAIGAEAAQQGVQVLLGPGLNIKRSPVGGRNFEYYSEDPLLSGVLAAGFVRGVQSQGVAATPKHFAANSQELLRMANDSVVDERTLREMYLTGFEIVVRQAAPWALMSSYNKVNGVYANENSALLSDILRGEWGFDGAVITDWGGGNDAVAAVEAGSALEMPSPGLDSARQIVSAVDRGVLAMADVDARVRELLTLAARTSTPTRGRVDVDAHHQLAREAAASSMVLLRNEGGVLPLAGQARVAVVGDFARAPRYQGAGSSQVNPYRVVDAAHAVEKTPVQCVSMTQGFRRDGVADAALLRESVEAASRADVVVMFVGLPELYESEGIDRADLSLPANQVEAIEAVAGVNDNVVVVLAAGGVVEMPWRDRVKAIVHGYLNGQAGGQAVWDVLTGVVNPGGRLAETFVESLSDHPTADIFPADGPTAQYREGLFVGYRYFSTVDAPVAFPFGFGLSYTSFAYEDFSVEGDSVAVTVRNTGVVAGHEVVQVYVSGPQVSAFVRPARVLAGFSRVFVEPGESVRVRVVLAGEALRSFDVGRGSWVRENGVYRVQVGSHVNDVRAEGSFEVRDGVAVERPVNADALGVYWTGEVRSVPDAAFAALLGRDVPSSQWQPGPLDVNDPISRWSQARSPLARCAAWVLRSLIRRSEKKGKPDLNLLFLSNMPVRAIGKMTNGAMSMEMVHALLLVVNGHHIRGIGRLVSAWWRNMSLNRATRRELAGGS, encoded by the coding sequence ATGAGCCGGTCTGTCCTCGATGTTGATTCTGTGGTGTCGTCGTTGACGCTGCTCGAGAAGGCCGCGCTGCTGAGTGGCGAGAATGTGTGGGAGTCGCGGTCGGTGCGCCGGTTGGGTGTTCCGTCGATGTTTTTTGCTGATGGTCCGCACGGGTTGCGACGTCAGTCGGGGCCTTCTGATCACTTGGGTTTGCATGAGTCGGAGAAGTCGACGTGTTTCCCTACTGCAGCAACGTTGGCGAACAGTTGGGACCCGCAGTTGACGCAGCGTGTGGGGGCGGCGATTGGTGCTGAGGCTGCTCAGCAGGGTGTTCAGGTGCTTCTTGGTCCTGGGTTGAACATTAAGCGTAGCCCGGTGGGTGGCCGCAACTTTGAGTATTACTCGGAGGATCCGCTGCTCAGTGGTGTGTTGGCTGCTGGTTTTGTGCGTGGTGTGCAGTCGCAGGGTGTTGCCGCGACTCCGAAGCATTTTGCTGCGAACTCTCAGGAGTTGTTGCGGATGGCGAATGATTCGGTGGTTGATGAGCGCACGTTGCGGGAAATGTATTTGACGGGTTTTGAGATTGTTGTGCGGCAGGCGGCGCCGTGGGCGTTGATGTCGAGTTACAACAAGGTCAATGGAGTGTATGCGAATGAGAATTCGGCATTGTTGTCGGATATTTTGCGTGGCGAGTGGGGCTTTGATGGTGCGGTGATCACGGACTGGGGTGGCGGTAATGATGCTGTTGCTGCGGTTGAGGCGGGGAGCGCGTTGGAGATGCCGTCGCCTGGTTTGGATTCGGCACGTCAGATTGTGTCGGCGGTGGATCGTGGCGTGTTGGCTATGGCAGACGTTGACGCGCGGGTTCGTGAGTTGTTGACGTTGGCAGCTCGCACATCGACGCCGACTCGTGGGCGGGTGGATGTTGACGCGCATCATCAGTTGGCACGTGAGGCTGCGGCTTCCTCAATGGTGTTGCTGCGCAATGAGGGTGGTGTCTTGCCGTTGGCTGGGCAGGCTCGTGTTGCTGTTGTTGGTGATTTTGCGCGTGCTCCTCGTTATCAGGGTGCTGGTTCGTCTCAGGTGAATCCTTATCGGGTGGTTGATGCCGCGCATGCGGTGGAGAAGACCCCTGTTCAGTGCGTGTCGATGACGCAGGGTTTCCGTCGCGATGGGGTGGCGGATGCGGCGTTGTTGCGTGAGTCGGTTGAGGCGGCGTCGCGTGCTGATGTGGTGGTGATGTTTGTTGGTTTGCCAGAGCTGTATGAGTCTGAGGGTATTGATCGTGCTGATTTGTCGTTGCCGGCAAATCAGGTGGAGGCCATTGAGGCTGTTGCTGGCGTGAATGACAACGTTGTGGTTGTTCTTGCTGCTGGTGGTGTGGTGGAGATGCCGTGGCGTGATCGTGTGAAGGCGATTGTGCATGGGTATTTGAATGGTCAGGCTGGTGGCCAGGCTGTGTGGGATGTGTTGACTGGGGTTGTGAACCCTGGTGGCCGGTTGGCTGAGACGTTTGTGGAGTCGTTGTCGGATCACCCGACGGCCGATATTTTCCCGGCTGATGGTCCGACTGCACAGTACCGTGAGGGCCTGTTTGTGGGGTACCGGTATTTTTCGACTGTTGATGCGCCGGTGGCGTTTCCCTTCGGGTTTGGGTTGAGTTATACGTCGTTTGCGTATGAGGACTTCTCTGTTGAGGGTGACAGCGTGGCGGTAACGGTCCGGAATACGGGTGTTGTTGCTGGTCATGAGGTTGTTCAGGTGTATGTGTCGGGTCCTCAGGTGAGTGCGTTTGTTCGCCCTGCGCGGGTGCTTGCTGGGTTTTCTCGGGTGTTTGTTGAGCCTGGTGAGTCGGTGCGGGTGCGGGTTGTTCTGGCTGGTGAGGCGCTTCGTTCCTTTGATGTTGGTCGGGGTTCGTGGGTTCGTGAAAACGGCGTGTACCGGGTTCAGGTGGGGTCGCATGTCAATGATGTGCGTGCTGAGGGTTCCTTTGAGGTCAGGGATGGGGTTGCGGTGGAGCGCCCTGTGAATGCTGATGCGTTGGGCGTGTATTGGACTGGTGAGGTGCGTTCGGTGCCTGATGCAGCTTTTGCCGCCTTGCTGGGTCGCGATGTGCCCTCGTCGCAGTGGCAGCCTGGTCCGCTTGATGTGAATGATCCGATTTCGCGGTGGAGTCAGGCGCGCAGCCCGTTGGCACGGTGTGCCGCGTGGGTGTTGCGGTCGTTGATTCGCCGGTCGGAGAAAAAAGGGAAACCGGATTTGAATTTGTTGTTCTTGTCGAATATGCCGGTGCGGGCTATTGGCAAAATGACTAATGGCGCAATGAGCATGGAGATGGTTCATGCATTGTTGCTTGTGGTGAATGGGCATCACATTCGTGGAATTGGGCGTTTGGTTTCTGCGTGGTGGCGCAACATGTCGCTCAACCGGGCGACTCGCCGTGAGTTGGCGGGCGGTTCCTGA